One region of Dokdonia sp. 4H-3-7-5 genomic DNA includes:
- a CDS encoding nuclear transport factor 2 family protein, translating into MKTNEIANNLVSWCNEGNYERCYKELYSPNIVSLEPAWAENARAEGMQEVAKKGEWWENTFEVHSSKASEPTVADNWFSVRFDMDTTHKPSQQRSQTSELAVYQVKDGKIVQEQFFYDMPGQ; encoded by the coding sequence ATGAAAACTAATGAAATTGCAAATAATTTAGTGAGCTGGTGTAATGAAGGGAATTATGAACGTTGCTATAAGGAATTATACAGCCCTAATATTGTAAGTTTAGAACCAGCTTGGGCAGAAAACGCGCGTGCAGAAGGAATGCAAGAAGTTGCAAAGAAAGGAGAATGGTGGGAAAACACTTTTGAAGTACACAGCAGTAAAGCAAGCGAGCCTACAGTAGCAGATAATTGGTTTTCTGTGCGTTTTGATATGGATACTACACATAAACCTAGTCAGCAGCGTTCACAAACATCTGAGCTTGCCGTATATCAAGTAAAAGATGGAAAAATTGTACAGGAGCAGTTTTTCTATGATATGCCTGGACAATAA
- a CDS encoding peptidogalycan biosysnthesis protein has translation MPKIITQEYFTINDIPDTTFIELGCDQTFYFSKLFLASFEEANSTIDYRYLVFTSKEQPIAIAILQRVRVSLEGAPSNLPYYQKLAKSVQCYLSNKKTHILVCGNVFLSGEYGMWIKKGIDRRRIYNTLSRKLKTLQKTTKSSVCFLKDFNATQDTAASVVEKQHFQSFAVEPNMHIHVTWKNFEEYKGSLKSKYRIKVNKADSSSNALVKTSLTANEIRTHKEKLKSLYLDVAEKALFNTAFIDIETYALLKERFPENVIISTYSKKGEIVGFSTAFLHNEQLSAHYVGIDYTTNKTDAIYPRMLNDYIRLGLLLGVKDINLGRTASEIKSTLGAIPEHLRCYIKHRRTVANMFFKPFIRQIKMTEYKQHNPFKN, from the coding sequence GAGTACTTTACTATAAACGACATCCCTGACACGACCTTCATAGAGTTAGGTTGTGATCAAACCTTTTACTTTTCAAAACTATTTTTGGCTTCTTTTGAAGAGGCAAATAGCACGATAGATTATCGATATTTGGTTTTCACGAGTAAAGAGCAACCTATCGCTATTGCTATTCTCCAGCGGGTACGTGTCTCTCTTGAAGGCGCACCGAGCAATCTTCCCTACTATCAAAAACTAGCCAAATCTGTACAATGCTACCTAAGCAATAAAAAAACGCACATTCTAGTTTGTGGAAACGTTTTCCTAAGCGGTGAGTATGGAATGTGGATCAAAAAAGGAATAGATAGGAGACGTATATATAATACGCTTTCGCGAAAGCTTAAAACACTACAAAAAACCACTAAGTCAAGTGTTTGTTTTTTAAAAGACTTTAATGCCACACAAGACACCGCTGCAAGTGTAGTAGAAAAACAGCACTTTCAATCATTTGCCGTCGAACCTAACATGCACATACATGTTACTTGGAAAAATTTTGAGGAATATAAAGGCTCTTTAAAATCAAAATACCGTATAAAAGTTAATAAGGCAGACTCGTCTAGTAACGCTCTTGTAAAGACTTCACTTACCGCAAACGAAATAAGAACCCATAAAGAAAAACTTAAATCCTTATATCTAGATGTTGCAGAGAAAGCCTTGTTTAACACTGCTTTTATTGACATTGAAACCTACGCATTACTTAAAGAGCGGTTTCCCGAAAATGTAATCATTAGCACCTATAGTAAGAAAGGGGAAATAGTAGGATTTTCAACCGCTTTTTTACATAACGAACAGCTCAGTGCTCATTATGTGGGGATTGATTATACTACAAATAAAACAGATGCCATCTACCCAAGAATGTTAAACGATTATATTCGATTAGGTCTTTTACTAGGGGTGAAAGACATTAACTTAGGTAGAACTGCATCTGAAATCAAAAGTACTCTAGGAGCAATACCAGAGCACTTAAGGTGTTATATAAAACACCGTCGTACTGTAGCAAATATGTTTTTTAAACCATTTATACGCCAGATTAAAATGACGGAATATAAACAGCATAATCCATTTAAAAATTAA